The Spirosoma foliorum genome has a window encoding:
- a CDS encoding SusC/RagA family TonB-linked outer membrane protein, protein MNKSLIFLLWVWILTQPSSLFAQGTTPVINSTLTGKVVDAKTKEPLIGATIQIKGITNGASTDVNGKFTLKTAQTLPFTLIVTYVGYKTREVAAVSNTIDIELEENLGQLSEVVVVGYGTVKRSDITGSIASVPLEIKSQPVVSLERLLQGSIAGVTVTQTSGQPGGGVSVQVRGSNSITAGSDPLYVIDGFPINNDYGVSDAGVTDGPKINPLSSLNTADIESIDVLKDASATAIYGSRGANGVVIITTKGGSAKKSTISYDAYYGQQQVIRTLPLLNAREWWLLRKDAAINSGKTPTLPSVSGYSLDTTGAGTDWQAAGFRKAAQQSHSLSISSGSDKTRLGISFNYFKQDGVLQNTDFKRMSARVNIDHNYSKNLRLSASITGSNTKANVAPAAIVGALILTPPALPVYQDNGTFVKNSPFETVYANPINSLMNQINQTSTNRFLGNFSVEYTFFEGLKAKVLVGADVVDNKQNRYLPISTYEGSALNGDALVGSIFTTNWLNENTLSYDKHFGGKHSLNTVVGFTAQQSKTRGSVAEAAGFTSDALTFNNLGTGITNRTPASSAIDWSLASYLGRINYVYDERYLFTATFRADGSSKFGDGNKWGYFPSAAVGWNISNEKFFSEVRHVSSAKLRLSAGSTGNQNIPPYQSLAQLTYYPYNFSGSTVSGYAPSTVANKNLSWEKTFQVDAGLDVGLLNERIHLTADYYYKKTTDLLLTRTVPGTSGLSDVYNGQGSTTYQNVGAVSNQGIELNINSRNITGPFKWTTILIYAKNTNKILSLGDGVDQYIPSSSAPSIAKVGHPLGSFIVYQTDGLIQQDTKPLTPQANNKPGGQQYKDLNGDGLITQAGDRIVIDNQIKFTAGLTNTFSYKGFDLSIFFQASVGGKLYNVNRANLELGTGYTNFSKVMLDRWTPTHTNTDVKAAYQDPAITISDRFIEDATYYRLKNASFGYTVPKTVIAKVGLQGLRVYVSAQNAATWTKYTGFDPEVSSSGQSLINRGVDDGVYPNNKSYLAGVSITF, encoded by the coding sequence ATGAATAAAAGTTTAATTTTTTTACTGTGGGTTTGGATTCTTACCCAACCTTCCTCTCTTTTTGCACAAGGTACAACACCCGTTATTAACTCTACCCTGACCGGTAAGGTCGTGGATGCCAAAACAAAAGAGCCCCTGATTGGCGCTACCATTCAGATAAAAGGCATTACCAATGGGGCCTCTACAGATGTCAACGGGAAGTTTACGCTGAAAACGGCCCAGACATTACCGTTTACGCTTATCGTTACGTATGTCGGTTACAAGACCCGTGAAGTCGCGGCTGTTTCGAATACTATCGACATTGAACTGGAGGAAAATCTTGGCCAATTAAGTGAAGTTGTCGTGGTAGGTTACGGGACGGTCAAACGCAGCGACATCACGGGCTCGATTGCCTCCGTTCCCCTGGAAATTAAATCACAGCCAGTTGTCTCACTTGAACGACTACTCCAGGGGTCCATTGCCGGGGTGACGGTTACGCAAACATCTGGTCAGCCAGGTGGTGGGGTGAGCGTTCAGGTCAGAGGGAGCAACTCGATTACGGCGGGTAGTGATCCGCTTTATGTGATCGATGGCTTCCCGATCAATAACGATTATGGCGTAAGCGATGCTGGCGTTACCGATGGCCCAAAAATAAATCCGTTATCGTCTCTGAATACAGCTGACATTGAGTCTATTGACGTCCTAAAAGATGCCTCTGCAACGGCAATTTATGGCTCGCGGGGAGCCAATGGGGTCGTTATCATTACGACAAAAGGGGGATCAGCCAAAAAATCCACGATTAGCTACGATGCCTATTATGGGCAGCAACAGGTAATCCGAACACTACCCCTACTGAATGCCAGAGAGTGGTGGTTACTTCGAAAAGATGCGGCAATTAACTCGGGCAAAACGCCTACCTTACCTAGTGTTTCTGGCTATTCTTTAGATACCACGGGTGCCGGAACCGACTGGCAGGCGGCTGGATTCCGTAAAGCGGCCCAGCAAAGTCATAGCCTCTCCATCTCCTCTGGATCGGATAAAACCCGATTAGGCATTTCGTTTAACTACTTCAAGCAGGATGGGGTACTCCAGAATACGGACTTCAAACGAATGTCGGCACGAGTCAATATTGATCATAACTACAGCAAAAACCTGCGTCTTTCGGCCAGTATTACCGGAAGCAACACCAAAGCGAATGTGGCTCCGGCGGCCATTGTTGGCGCTTTAATTTTAACGCCACCTGCGCTGCCAGTTTATCAGGACAATGGCACATTCGTTAAAAATAGCCCGTTCGAAACGGTCTACGCCAACCCTATCAACTCGTTGATGAATCAGATCAACCAGACATCTACAAATCGGTTTCTAGGCAATTTTTCGGTTGAATACACCTTTTTTGAGGGGTTGAAAGCAAAGGTCCTGGTGGGTGCTGACGTCGTGGATAACAAACAGAATCGGTACCTCCCGATCTCTACTTACGAAGGCTCAGCCCTGAATGGCGATGCGCTGGTGGGCTCTATTTTCACCACCAACTGGCTGAATGAAAATACACTCAGCTACGATAAGCACTTTGGGGGTAAGCATTCGTTGAATACGGTTGTCGGCTTCACGGCCCAACAGTCAAAAACAAGAGGTTCTGTGGCCGAAGCCGCCGGGTTTACCTCAGACGCCCTGACGTTCAATAACCTGGGAACCGGCATTACCAATCGAACCCCCGCTTCGTCGGCCATCGACTGGTCGCTAGCTTCTTACTTAGGCCGAATCAATTATGTTTATGACGAACGGTACCTGTTTACGGCTACCTTCCGCGCCGATGGTTCGTCGAAATTTGGCGATGGGAACAAATGGGGCTATTTCCCCTCGGCAGCTGTCGGCTGGAACATCAGCAATGAAAAATTCTTTAGTGAAGTTCGCCATGTTAGTTCGGCCAAACTTAGGCTAAGTGCGGGCTCAACGGGGAACCAGAATATCCCTCCCTATCAATCACTGGCCCAGTTAACGTACTATCCCTACAATTTTTCGGGCTCTACCGTCTCTGGCTATGCACCAAGTACGGTGGCCAACAAGAATTTGAGTTGGGAGAAAACCTTTCAGGTGGACGCAGGTCTGGATGTAGGTTTATTAAACGAGCGTATCCATCTAACGGCCGACTATTACTATAAAAAGACAACAGATCTGCTACTAACCCGTACTGTTCCTGGAACGTCTGGTTTATCGGATGTCTATAATGGTCAGGGATCGACAACCTATCAAAATGTTGGTGCCGTATCCAACCAGGGTATCGAGTTAAATATTAACTCCCGAAACATCACCGGACCCTTTAAGTGGACGACCATCCTGATTTATGCCAAGAACACGAATAAGATTCTGAGCCTTGGCGATGGAGTTGATCAATATATCCCATCCAGTTCAGCACCTTCCATCGCGAAAGTTGGCCATCCCCTTGGCTCATTCATCGTGTATCAAACCGATGGACTGATTCAACAGGATACGAAACCCCTGACTCCGCAAGCCAACAACAAACCCGGTGGCCAACAGTATAAAGATCTGAATGGCGATGGCCTGATTACCCAGGCGGGTGACCGGATTGTGATTGACAACCAGATCAAGTTTACGGCTGGTCTAACAAACACGTTTAGTTACAAAGGTTTTGATCTGTCGATTTTCTTCCAGGCTTCAGTAGGTGGTAAACTCTACAATGTTAACCGGGCTAACCTTGAATTAGGTACTGGCTACACCAATTTCTCAAAAGTCATGCTGGATCGGTGGACGCCTACGCATACCAATACAGACGTGAAAGCAGCTTATCAGGACCCGGCCATTACTATTTCGGATCGGTTCATTGAGGATGCTACCTACTACCGACTGAAAAACGCTTCGTTTGGCTATACGGTCCCTAAAACAGTCATTGCTAAAGTAGGTCTCCAGGGTTTACGGGTGTATGTATCAGCGCAAAACGCGGCTACCTGGACCAAGTATACCGGCTTTGACCCAGAAGTTAGCTCAAGCGGACAAAGCCTGATTAATCGGGGCGTAGATGATGGCGTCTATCCCAACAATAAGTCCTATCTGGCAGGCGTGTCCATCACCTTCTGA
- a CDS encoding formylglycine-generating enzyme family protein yields MFSIQSVIPATALLIASVAFMTKPGVTNKKSAKVPQKSMALCGASTCKVPSRAVALRTSLVSTTSKESTTADMVLIKRSNFQMGTADFPDAKPVHTVTVASFWMDTHEVTNAQFEAFVKATGYRTVAERPLNPADYPGVPADKLVPGSAVFTPPTQAVSLQNPLQWWQYVAGANWRHPLGPQSNLVGKSNEPVVQVCYEDAAAYARWAGKRLPTEAEWEFAARAGRKNTTYYWGNTLKPNGKWVANIFQGSFPNKNSLEDGFKTVAPVKTFPANPNGLYDMDGNVWEWCSDLYRPDYYQKSPTANPKGPNDSYDPDEPGTVKHVQRGGSFLCSDQYCTRYKAGSRGKGETTSASNNLGFRCVRTASTPQNL; encoded by the coding sequence ATGTTCTCAATTCAATCCGTTATTCCCGCTACTGCTTTATTGATCGCCAGTGTGGCTTTCATGACAAAGCCGGGAGTAACCAATAAAAAGTCGGCCAAGGTTCCTCAGAAGTCGATGGCGCTCTGTGGTGCCTCAACGTGCAAGGTGCCATCTCGAGCCGTCGCCTTACGAACGAGCCTGGTATCAACTACATCCAAAGAATCGACTACTGCCGATATGGTGCTCATTAAAAGGAGTAATTTCCAGATGGGTACAGCCGATTTCCCGGATGCAAAACCCGTACATACCGTAACTGTAGCTAGTTTCTGGATGGACACCCACGAAGTGACCAACGCTCAGTTTGAGGCCTTTGTAAAAGCTACGGGTTATCGTACAGTAGCTGAACGCCCGCTAAATCCGGCTGATTATCCGGGCGTACCCGCCGATAAGTTAGTGCCCGGTTCGGCGGTATTTACCCCACCCACCCAGGCCGTTTCATTGCAAAATCCCTTGCAATGGTGGCAATACGTAGCAGGTGCCAACTGGCGGCATCCACTTGGTCCTCAGAGTAATCTGGTTGGAAAAAGCAATGAGCCCGTGGTGCAGGTGTGTTACGAAGATGCTGCCGCTTATGCCCGATGGGCGGGTAAACGCTTACCAACTGAAGCCGAATGGGAGTTTGCGGCACGGGCAGGCCGGAAGAACACAACCTACTACTGGGGCAATACCCTAAAGCCAAACGGGAAATGGGTAGCGAATATCTTCCAGGGATCGTTTCCCAACAAAAACTCACTGGAAGATGGCTTCAAAACAGTAGCTCCGGTTAAAACCTTTCCTGCGAATCCAAATGGTTTGTACGATATGGATGGTAACGTCTGGGAGTGGTGCAGCGATTTGTACCGACCCGATTATTACCAGAAAAGTCCCACAGCTAATCCGAAAGGCCCAAATGACAGCTACGATCCCGACGAACCTGGAACGGTGAAACACGTACAACGTGGCGGATCATTTCTGTGCAGCGACCAATACTGTACCCGCTATAAGGCAGGCAGCCGAGGAAAAGGCGAAACAACAAGCGCCAGTAATAATCTAGGATTCCGTTGTGTTCGTACAGCCTCAACCCCTCAGAATTTATAA
- a CDS encoding sterol desaturase family protein yields the protein MALDQSLSKKIIRDGLISIILYALPVVALVIWFSYTGETPWKNPIKDYAHVSAPAFLTFLEPVFKNLKSWGFIALALGLGTLEFALGLYDNKWTSTERKIDIVCFLAPKFLIPPVVAYFSLTLLPTLLPGYANIFSWVPFWGGFFLIAVADDLTQYWYHRLHHQIPFMWRFHRTHHSAPYMGMAMASRQNFIYTIFFSQTYLTATLIYLGLGYPALFVTAIKSLITMTAHSSIAWDKPFYKYRILHPVAWVLERLISTPATHHAHHADTTDDGIGNYKGNFGNMFFLWDVIFGTGLITRQYPTSYGIKFYKEEEWYAQFLWPIFKSKKEGSELAADGPEVGDEVVAEPTPNLVSA from the coding sequence ATGGCTCTCGATCAATCCTTATCAAAGAAGATTATTCGCGATGGGCTGATTAGCATAATCCTCTATGCACTGCCCGTCGTCGCGTTGGTTATCTGGTTTAGCTATACCGGCGAAACACCCTGGAAAAATCCGATCAAGGATTACGCGCATGTTTCAGCACCGGCCTTCCTGACATTCCTGGAACCCGTTTTCAAGAATCTGAAATCATGGGGTTTTATAGCGTTAGCCCTGGGTTTGGGCACGCTGGAATTCGCCCTGGGACTTTACGACAACAAGTGGACATCGACCGAGCGTAAAATCGATATCGTCTGTTTTCTGGCTCCCAAGTTTCTGATTCCACCGGTAGTTGCGTATTTCAGCCTAACGCTCTTGCCAACGCTACTCCCCGGCTACGCCAACATTTTCTCATGGGTACCTTTCTGGGGTGGCTTCTTCCTGATTGCCGTAGCCGATGACCTGACGCAGTATTGGTATCACCGGTTACATCATCAAATTCCGTTTATGTGGCGTTTCCACCGGACGCACCATTCGGCCCCTTACATGGGTATGGCAATGGCCAGTCGGCAGAACTTTATTTACACGATCTTCTTCTCCCAAACCTACCTGACAGCGACCCTCATTTACCTCGGATTGGGCTATCCAGCTTTGTTCGTAACGGCGATTAAAAGCTTAATTACCATGACGGCGCATAGCAGTATTGCCTGGGATAAACCCTTCTACAAATACCGGATTTTACACCCCGTCGCCTGGGTATTGGAGCGGCTCATTTCTACGCCAGCTACGCACCATGCCCACCACGCCGACACCACTGACGACGGCATTGGAAACTACAAAGGCAACTTTGGTAATATGTTTTTCCTCTGGGATGTCATTTTTGGCACCGGGCTAATCACTCGCCAGTACCCGACCTCCTACGGTATCAAATTTTACAAAGAGGAAGAATGGTACGCTCAGTTTCTGTGGCCAATCTTCAAATCGAAAAAAGAAGGTAGTGAGCTGGCAGCCGATGGCCCTGAGGTGGGCGATGAAGTAGTGGCAGAGCCTACCCCTAATCTGGTAAGTGCCTAA
- a CDS encoding sulfatase family protein — translation MANQKQQAPNIVYILADDLGYGDVSVYNPTGQIPTPNIDKLAAQGMRFTDAHSPSSVCTPTRYALLTGRYPWRSRLPVGVLRGYSRTLIEADRATVASFLKSKGYQTGVVGKWHLGLDWELKKGNEGLLASADYGIKNEMDTAVIDFSRKPAQGPNTIGFDYSYILPASLDMPPYCYLENQKLIELPTGYTDGNKLQTGYTGPFWRAGKMSPSFDFYDVLPTFISKATDFLKKQTRQKPFFLYLPLSAPHTPWVPSNNYKGKSKVGEYGDFVQQVDAAVGEVVKTLEQSGLADNTIVVFASDNGPYWRESFVKQFNHKAAGAFRGMKGDAFEGGHRIPFIVRWPGKVKAGAVSNATTTLANLLATCKEILGDKTPNPEDTYSILPVLLGKAQQVPNQPAVVHSSSIGYFAIRKGDWKLIEGLGSGGFTEPRDVKPVAGEPTGQLYNLATDQLETTNVYQQNPEKVKELTALLNQIKQGKTR, via the coding sequence ATGGCAAATCAGAAACAGCAAGCACCCAACATTGTCTATATTCTGGCCGATGATCTGGGCTATGGCGATGTATCCGTTTATAATCCGACAGGGCAGATACCTACTCCTAACATTGACAAACTGGCCGCCCAGGGTATGCGCTTTACCGACGCTCACTCCCCATCGTCGGTCTGCACCCCTACCCGATATGCGCTCCTGACAGGCCGTTATCCCTGGCGTAGTCGTTTACCCGTGGGCGTTTTGCGAGGCTATAGTCGAACTTTAATTGAAGCCGACCGGGCAACCGTGGCTTCCTTCTTAAAAAGCAAAGGATACCAGACAGGTGTGGTTGGCAAGTGGCATTTAGGATTGGACTGGGAGCTAAAAAAGGGGAATGAAGGGCTTTTAGCCTCGGCAGATTATGGGATCAAAAATGAGATGGATACCGCCGTCATCGACTTCTCCCGAAAGCCCGCGCAAGGCCCGAATACGATTGGGTTTGACTACTCCTACATCCTTCCCGCTTCGCTGGATATGCCTCCCTACTGTTACCTTGAAAATCAGAAGCTGATCGAATTACCGACGGGGTATACCGATGGAAATAAGCTACAAACGGGGTATACCGGACCATTCTGGCGTGCCGGAAAAATGTCGCCCTCCTTCGATTTTTACGACGTACTACCCACGTTTATTAGCAAAGCCACCGATTTCCTGAAAAAGCAAACCCGTCAGAAACCGTTCTTTCTCTACTTGCCTTTGTCGGCACCCCACACGCCCTGGGTACCCTCCAATAATTACAAGGGTAAATCAAAAGTAGGCGAGTACGGTGACTTTGTGCAACAGGTAGATGCAGCCGTTGGCGAAGTAGTAAAAACGCTGGAACAATCGGGTTTGGCCGACAATACGATAGTCGTTTTTGCCAGTGATAACGGTCCTTATTGGCGGGAAAGCTTTGTAAAACAATTCAATCACAAAGCCGCTGGGGCGTTTCGGGGTATGAAAGGAGATGCCTTTGAAGGTGGTCACCGTATACCATTTATCGTCCGCTGGCCGGGTAAGGTAAAAGCGGGCGCGGTGAGTAACGCCACTACCACTTTAGCCAATCTACTGGCAACCTGCAAAGAGATTCTGGGCGACAAAACGCCAAATCCAGAAGACACATACAGTATTTTGCCCGTATTGCTGGGGAAAGCCCAACAGGTTCCGAATCAGCCAGCCGTCGTTCATAGTTCTTCCATCGGCTATTTTGCCATCCGAAAAGGCGATTGGAAACTCATTGAAGGGCTCGGTTCAGGTGGATTTACGGAGCCGAGAGATGTGAAACCTGTGGCGGGAGAGCCTACCGGGCAACTCTACAATCTGGCAACCGATCAACTGGAAACAACCAACGTATACCAACAAAATCCAGAGAAGGTAAAAGAGTTAACAGCGCTCTTAAATCAAATTAAACAAGGAAAAACGAGGTAG
- a CDS encoding ceramidase domain-containing protein, giving the protein MPTPVLYKLVVRSFFVTLGMLAVWWGLDSFFNGSVWDGMVVSKSALVVEYCEFNHVDKFFHQPMNTYSNLAYFFFGVLIVQIAYDDYKNDGLKRQNRLESFPMLSALMGICFIYLGFGSAFFHASLTYIGQRVDMNGTYGITLVLVSIGLYHVLYKVRFTQPVKTIWTVSLVILIILFLKIALLIPSSKLLPGLILALLVCIAINYFQFRKERSGLVGIASLVLMVIAVRFRTLDVQKIGCDPHSLIQGHSIWHLLTALSSVCSYSFFRFAGRKSSF; this is encoded by the coding sequence ATGCCTACACCAGTTTTATATAAGCTCGTAGTACGCTCGTTTTTCGTGACGCTGGGCATGCTGGCTGTCTGGTGGGGCCTCGATTCATTTTTCAACGGCTCGGTTTGGGACGGCATGGTTGTCAGCAAATCGGCACTCGTGGTTGAATATTGCGAGTTCAATCATGTCGACAAATTCTTTCATCAACCCATGAATACGTATTCCAATCTGGCGTATTTCTTCTTTGGGGTGTTGATCGTACAAATTGCCTACGACGATTATAAAAATGATGGTTTGAAGCGCCAAAATCGGCTGGAATCGTTTCCGATGCTGTCGGCGTTAATGGGTATCTGCTTTATTTATTTAGGTTTTGGCAGCGCGTTTTTTCACGCATCACTCACCTACATTGGCCAACGGGTCGATATGAACGGCACTTACGGAATCACGCTGGTACTAGTCAGTATCGGACTCTATCACGTCTTATATAAAGTCAGGTTCACACAACCCGTCAAAACCATCTGGACTGTCTCGCTGGTGATCCTGATTATCCTGTTTTTGAAAATTGCCTTACTGATTCCAAGCTCCAAATTATTACCCGGCCTGATACTGGCTCTGCTGGTGTGCATCGCCATCAATTACTTCCAGTTCAGAAAAGAACGGTCAGGATTAGTTGGCATTGCAAGCCTTGTATTGATGGTAATTGCCGTCAGGTTCCGCACGTTGGATGTACAGAAAATTGGTTGCGATCCGCACTCGTTGATTCAAGGTCATTCCATCTGGCATTTGCTTACAGCTCTCAGCAGCGTTTGCAGTTATTCCTTTTTTCGATTTGCTGGCAGGAAAAGTAGTTTTTAA
- a CDS encoding DUF7133 domain-containing protein, with protein MTKKRSFKVAFASLVTLSIFMAGFRISTYKAPGISLENYTIEDGFQLKLIASESLLKAPVSLDFDDKGRMWVVEMINYMPNLEGIGEDEPTGKISILEDLNKDGVADHAKVFLDKLVLPRGLAHVYGGLLYVDGPKLWFVEIKNDKPGKKTLVDPVYAEGGNVEHSSNGLMMNVDNWIYNANYNFRYQLRNGKWIKEPTSARGQWGITRDNFGRLYYNNNSVNLQGDYVLPNKIIRNKYFKPTIAENKRLASNRVFPIHQTSVNRGYQEGILDDKGYLVNVTASCGPLVYRGGIFPEAYNQNAFVCVPEANLIKRNVLHFDGLQTTASQAIEGKEFIASTDEGFRPVNLFTGPDGAMYIVDMHRGIIQHKAYISQYLTEQLAAKKLDTLQNAGRILKVTSKTIKPNTVPDLSKASSTQLVALLSHPNGWLRDRSQQLLIQKKDLSVVGQLTKLTRITNSFATAIHALYVLDGLNALSFESLTELINQSKNPETIAHALGLLERFATAPRVAKMKAISTQLLAQNNETIDLYLSMSLSSWLNLSETSFLPILAEIDKKHTSQGIFQEAITSGLSGKEDVYLASMNPGDQLKKNLTLAVTNRQKKEMNPIFVAEKNDVDPRTKGLKLFRSICATCHGADGKGIQDLAPPLKDSEYINGSTKRLAAMILHGVSGPIHVNGKLYQLNNEMPALINNKEISDQDIADIIRFTQNAFAKEGKGITNEDVKKMRDKKPSGNGIFTEKQLLEGDFDK; from the coding sequence ATGACTAAGAAAAGATCATTTAAAGTAGCATTTGCCTCATTAGTAACGCTTTCCATTTTCATGGCAGGCTTCAGAATCAGTACGTACAAAGCGCCCGGAATCTCACTCGAAAACTACACCATAGAAGATGGTTTTCAGTTGAAGTTGATCGCTTCTGAGTCATTACTAAAAGCCCCCGTCAGTCTGGATTTTGACGATAAGGGGCGAATGTGGGTGGTTGAAATGATCAATTATATGCCCAATCTCGAAGGAATCGGCGAAGACGAACCTACGGGCAAGATTTCTATCCTGGAAGATCTGAATAAAGACGGTGTGGCCGATCATGCCAAAGTGTTTTTAGACAAGCTCGTTCTGCCAAGAGGGCTGGCGCATGTTTACGGCGGCCTACTCTACGTAGATGGCCCCAAACTTTGGTTTGTCGAAATAAAAAATGACAAGCCGGGAAAAAAAACGCTGGTCGACCCGGTTTATGCCGAAGGAGGCAATGTCGAGCATTCGTCTAATGGCCTGATGATGAACGTCGATAACTGGATTTACAATGCCAATTACAATTTCCGGTACCAGTTAAGAAACGGGAAATGGATCAAAGAACCGACGTCGGCTCGTGGGCAATGGGGAATTACGAGAGACAATTTTGGGCGGCTGTATTACAATAACAACTCGGTCAATTTACAGGGAGATTATGTGTTGCCCAACAAAATCATCCGGAACAAGTATTTCAAACCGACTATCGCTGAAAACAAGCGTTTAGCCAGTAATCGGGTATTTCCAATCCATCAAACATCGGTCAATCGGGGTTATCAGGAAGGCATTCTGGATGACAAAGGCTATCTAGTAAACGTCACGGCATCCTGTGGACCCTTGGTATACCGGGGTGGAATTTTCCCGGAAGCCTACAATCAAAATGCGTTTGTCTGTGTTCCCGAAGCCAATCTGATCAAACGAAATGTGTTGCATTTTGACGGCCTTCAAACAACCGCCAGCCAGGCAATAGAAGGCAAAGAATTTATAGCGTCTACCGACGAAGGTTTCCGTCCGGTCAATTTGTTTACCGGTCCCGATGGAGCCATGTATATCGTCGATATGCACCGGGGTATCATTCAACACAAGGCCTACATTTCGCAATACCTGACAGAACAACTGGCCGCGAAAAAACTGGATACGTTACAAAATGCAGGACGTATTCTAAAAGTAACCAGCAAAACAATCAAGCCCAACACAGTCCCCGACTTATCGAAGGCTTCGAGCACCCAGTTAGTGGCTTTACTCAGTCACCCAAACGGTTGGTTAAGAGATCGCTCTCAACAACTGCTGATTCAAAAGAAAGACCTTTCGGTTGTCGGCCAGCTTACCAAACTAACCCGGATAACCAATTCGTTTGCAACGGCTATCCATGCTCTTTACGTGCTCGATGGCTTGAACGCCCTGTCGTTTGAAAGCCTGACAGAACTAATCAACCAATCGAAAAATCCAGAAACAATTGCTCATGCCTTAGGTCTTCTGGAGCGATTCGCCACAGCGCCACGCGTCGCTAAAATGAAAGCGATCAGCACGCAATTGCTGGCTCAGAATAATGAAACAATAGACCTATATCTGTCGATGTCACTAAGCTCCTGGCTCAATCTGTCGGAGACTAGTTTTCTGCCTATTCTGGCCGAAATCGACAAAAAGCACACGAGCCAGGGCATTTTTCAGGAGGCTATTACGAGTGGACTTAGCGGTAAAGAAGACGTGTATCTGGCATCGATGAACCCAGGCGATCAGCTCAAAAAGAACTTAACCTTGGCTGTAACTAATCGACAGAAAAAAGAGATGAACCCCATCTTTGTAGCTGAAAAAAATGACGTCGATCCCCGCACAAAAGGGTTGAAACTTTTCCGAAGTATTTGCGCGACTTGCCACGGTGCTGATGGCAAAGGCATTCAGGATTTGGCCCCACCGCTCAAAGACTCGGAATACATTAATGGATCGACGAAACGCCTGGCTGCCATGATTTTACATGGTGTGAGTGGGCCAATTCACGTCAACGGAAAGCTCTACCAATTAAACAACGAAATGCCCGCGCTGATCAATAACAAGGAAATCAGTGATCAGGATATTGCCGACATCATTCGATTTACCCAGAATGCATTTGCGAAGGAGGGAAAAGGGATTACGAATGAAGACGTCAAAAAAATGAGAGATAAAAAGCCGTCTGGCAACGGCATTTTTACCGAAAAGCAATTGCTGGAAGGCGATTTTGATAAGTGA
- a CDS encoding IS3 family transposase — protein sequence MHFATRVAARLALVEYIESWYNRRRKHSTLRHRTPSQQETYFFTTAMAA from the coding sequence GTGCATTTTGCCACACGTGTAGCAGCTCGGTTAGCTCTCGTTGAGTATATCGAGAGTTGGTATAACCGTCGACGGAAACATTCGACATTGCGTCACAGAACACCCAGTCAACAAGAAACCTATTTTTTCACTACTGCAATGGCCGCTTAA